A genomic segment from Malus domestica chromosome 05, GDT2T_hap1 encodes:
- the LOC103427990 gene encoding probable sugar phosphate/phosphate translocator At3g14410, which yields MADRLRSLFKGEVLTYAYLLLYIALSSGQIFFNKWVLSSKEINFPYPLGLTLLHMVFSSVLCFLLTKVFKILKVEEGMTVEIYVTSVIPIGAMFAMTLWLGNTAYMYISVAFAQMLKAIMPVAVFILGVAAGLEVMSGRMLLIMSVISFGVLVASYGEINISWIGVVYQMGGVVGEALRLIFMEIFVKRKGLKLNPISLMYYVSPCSAVCLFIPWIFLEKSKMEENSSWNFPLLVLTLNSLCTFALNLSVFLVITHTSALTIRVAGVVKDWVVVLLSAIIFADTKLTPINLVGYAIAIAGVAAYNNHKLKKEVSKSNSDEPESSQPILMAAPSNSDK from the exons ATGGCGGATCGGCTGCGTAGTTTATTTAAGGGCGAGGTCCTCACTTACGCCTATCTTCTTCTCTACATCGCTCTCTCCAGCGGCCAGATCTTCTTCAACAAG TGGGTTTTGTCGTCCAAGGAAATAAACTTCCCTTATCCTCTTGGATTGACTCTACTTCACATGGTCTTCTCCTCTGTCTTGTGCTTTTTACTCACGAAAGTTTTTAAG ATTTTGAAGGTTGAGGAAGGAATGACTGTAGAAAT ATACGTGACATCAGTAATACCAATAGGTGCAATGTTTGCAATGACTCTTTGGCTGGGAAATACTGCCTACATGTATATTTCTGTTGCATTTGCACAGATGTTGAAAGCAATCA TGCCAGTAGCTGTTTTCATTCTTGGAGTAGCAGCAGGACTTGAGGTAATGAGCGGCAGAATGCTGTTGATCATGTCAGTGATAAGTTTTGGTGTTCTTGTGGCTTCTTACGGTGAAATAAATATCAGCTGGATTGGAGTAGTTTATCAGATGGGAGGAGTTGTTGGAGAAGCTTTAAGACTTATTTTTATGGAGATTTTTGTTAAAAGGAAGGgtctcaaattaaacccaataTCTCTCATGTACTATGTTAGCCCGTGCAG TGCTGTTTGCCTATTCATTCCATGGATCTTTTTGGAGAAATCAAAGATGGAAGAAAATAGCTCATGGAACTTTCCCCTGCTTGTGCTAACACTCAACTCTCTGTGTACTTTTGCCCTCAACTTATCAGTTTTCCTGGTGATCACTCATACAAGTGCCTTGACCATTCGCGTTGCGGGAGTTGTCAAGGATTGGGTGGTTGTCTTATTGTCTGCCATTATTTTTGCTGATACAAAGCTCACTCCTATAAATCTGGTCGGTTATGCCATTG CCATAGCAGGTGTAGCGGCATATAATAATCACAAGTTAAAAAAGGAAGTCTCTAAAAGCAACTCTGACGAACCTGAAAGTTCTCAACCTATACTAATGGCTGCACCATCAAATTCCGACAAGTAG